The following proteins are encoded in a genomic region of Neomonachus schauinslandi chromosome 7, ASM220157v2, whole genome shotgun sequence:
- the TNFAIP8 gene encoding tumor necrosis factor alpha-induced protein 8 isoform X4, giving the protein MVSKSIATTLIDDTSSEVLDELYRVTKEYTQNKKEAEKIIKNLIKTVIKLAILYRNNQFNQDELALMEKFKKKVHQLAMTVVSFHQVEYTFDRNVLSRLLNECREMLHQIIQRHLTAKSHGRVNNVFDHFSDCDFLAALYNPFGNFKPHLQKLCDGVNKMLDEENI; this is encoded by the coding sequence ATGGTGTCCAAATCCATCGCCACCACCCTCATCGATGACACGAGCAGCGAGGTGTTGGATGAGCTCTACCGGGTGACCAAGGAATACACCCAGAacaagaaggaggcagagaagatCATCAAGAACCTCATCAAGACCGTCATCAAACTGGCCATTCTTTACAGGAATAACCAGTTCAACCAAGACGAGCTGGCGCTGATGGAGAAATTCAAGAAGAAAGTCCACCAGCTGGCCATGACCGTGGTCAGCTTCCATCAGGTGGAGTACACCTTTGACCGGAACGTGCTGTCCCGCCTGCTGAACGAGTGCAGAGAGATGCTCCACCAGATCATCCAGCGCCACCTCACAGCCAAGTCGCATGGACGGGTTAATAACGTCTTTGACCATTTTTCCGATTGTGATTTTTTAGCTGCCTTATATAACCCCTTTGGGAATTTTAAGCCCCACTTACAAAAACTCTGCGATGGTGTCAACAAAATGCTGGATGAGGAGAACATCTGA
- the TNFAIP8 gene encoding tumor necrosis factor alpha-induced protein 8 isoform X2: protein MLKLVATDVFNSKNLAVQAQKKILGKMVSKSIATTLIDDTSSEVLDELYRVTKEYTQNKKEAEKIIKNLIKTVIKLAILYRNNQFNQDELALMEKFKKKVHQLAMTVVSFHQVEYTFDRNVLSRLLNECREMLHQIIQRHLTAKSHGRVNNVFDHFSDCDFLAALYNPFGNFKPHLQKLCDGVNKMLDEENI, encoded by the coding sequence TGGCCACAGATGTCTTCAATTCCAAAAACCTGGCCGTGCAGGCTCAAAAGAAGATCTTGGGGAAAATGGTGTCCAAATCCATCGCCACCACCCTCATCGATGACACGAGCAGCGAGGTGTTGGATGAGCTCTACCGGGTGACCAAGGAATACACCCAGAacaagaaggaggcagagaagatCATCAAGAACCTCATCAAGACCGTCATCAAACTGGCCATTCTTTACAGGAATAACCAGTTCAACCAAGACGAGCTGGCGCTGATGGAGAAATTCAAGAAGAAAGTCCACCAGCTGGCCATGACCGTGGTCAGCTTCCATCAGGTGGAGTACACCTTTGACCGGAACGTGCTGTCCCGCCTGCTGAACGAGTGCAGAGAGATGCTCCACCAGATCATCCAGCGCCACCTCACAGCCAAGTCGCATGGACGGGTTAATAACGTCTTTGACCATTTTTCCGATTGTGATTTTTTAGCTGCCTTATATAACCCCTTTGGGAATTTTAAGCCCCACTTACAAAAACTCTGCGATGGTGTCAACAAAATGCTGGATGAGGAGAACATCTGA
- the TNFAIP8 gene encoding tumor necrosis factor alpha-induced protein 8 isoform X3 — protein sequence MATDVFNSKNLAVQAQKKILGKMVSKSIATTLIDDTSSEVLDELYRVTKEYTQNKKEAEKIIKNLIKTVIKLAILYRNNQFNQDELALMEKFKKKVHQLAMTVVSFHQVEYTFDRNVLSRLLNECREMLHQIIQRHLTAKSHGRVNNVFDHFSDCDFLAALYNPFGNFKPHLQKLCDGVNKMLDEENI from the coding sequence TGGCCACAGATGTCTTCAATTCCAAAAACCTGGCCGTGCAGGCTCAAAAGAAGATCTTGGGGAAAATGGTGTCCAAATCCATCGCCACCACCCTCATCGATGACACGAGCAGCGAGGTGTTGGATGAGCTCTACCGGGTGACCAAGGAATACACCCAGAacaagaaggaggcagagaagatCATCAAGAACCTCATCAAGACCGTCATCAAACTGGCCATTCTTTACAGGAATAACCAGTTCAACCAAGACGAGCTGGCGCTGATGGAGAAATTCAAGAAGAAAGTCCACCAGCTGGCCATGACCGTGGTCAGCTTCCATCAGGTGGAGTACACCTTTGACCGGAACGTGCTGTCCCGCCTGCTGAACGAGTGCAGAGAGATGCTCCACCAGATCATCCAGCGCCACCTCACAGCCAAGTCGCATGGACGGGTTAATAACGTCTTTGACCATTTTTCCGATTGTGATTTTTTAGCTGCCTTATATAACCCCTTTGGGAATTTTAAGCCCCACTTACAAAAACTCTGCGATGGTGTCAACAAAATGCTGGATGAGGAGAACATCTGA